A region from the Chlorocebus sabaeus isolate Y175 chromosome 27, mChlSab1.0.hap1, whole genome shotgun sequence genome encodes:
- the LOC119627652 gene encoding large ribosomal subunit protein eL39-like, whose translation MDRLIRKIDDIKTDKKDDRLLFSFLHHRGVFLPLLLAMSSHKTFRIKQFLAKKQKQNHPIPQWIWMKTGNKIRYNSKRRHWRRTKLGL comes from the coding sequence atggatagattgATAAGAAAGATAGATGATATCAAAACAGATAAGAAAGATGATAGAttactcttttcctttctccaccATCGTGGTGTGTTCTTGCCTTTGCTTCTCGCCATGTCTTCTCACAAGACTTTCAGGATTAAGCAATTCCTggccaagaaacaaaagcaaaatcatcCCATTCCCCAGTGGATTtggatgaaaactggaaataaaatcaGGTACAACTCCAAAAGGAGACATTGGAGAAGAACCAAGCTAGGTCTATAA